The DNA sequence TTTACATGGGACAGTCGTGATAAAGTTTGActggcattttctttttatcacCCATCAACTGTATTCTATTTCTGCCCCTTTTCCTCTCTGCTTCCCCccacccccctttttttttctcttctcttcttctcattcAACTACTGTAGTACTTTGATCCTGAGAACGATTGTTCACAAAGGTGAAAGTCTATGAGCACAGCCGTGTGAGTAAATCTCTGTGGAATTTGCAAGCGGCTGCTGacggagggaaagagagaaggagcaCAGGAGACACTTTGAAAAGGAGGGAGGGCGACAGGAGTCTTGGCTTGGGTTTACAGTAGATTAAACTTCAGATCAGTGGCAAAACTAACGAGGCAGGCATTTTTCTCCCTGGGATCCCCTTTAGGTTTCCTCttacagcagttctgtgggaaTGGGGTTTAAAGTAGAGAGAGTAATTTGGCCTGTGCAGCTTACAGAGGTTTAACTGAGGAAGGAGAAGCTTAACACCGATGTCAGGTTCATACAATGATGATGGCTATCTATCTTGAATGTGCATGTGCAGATTGGTTATCtacaaacatatacatataaaaaaaaaaatctattacatTGAAGGGCCAGGTTCTATCATAATGCTTTGAGATACAGGCTAGAAAAAAACTTGTGAGGAAGCTGTTATCCTCAGTgttattatagtgtgtgtgattataaatgtgttaatgttgTATTTTGTAGATTTGTCTGTAAATACATGgcttgaaaaatgaaagaaatgtagATCCTAAGCTAATGACTTTGCTCTGCTTTGTGTAATCTCTTTCTGCAGAGGAGGCGGACTACTCCACATTTGGCACCAACTCTTTGACGCGCAAGAAACCTCCCCTTGCTGCAGTGCTCCTGCGCCCTGATGCAGGCAGGAAGAAGCCAGCAGTAGTCATTAGCCTTCCCCGAGACTTCCGTCCCGTCTCGTCCATTATCGACGTGGACGTCTTGCCTGAGACACACCGGCGAGTGCGCCTTTACAAACACGGCCAGGAAAAGCCGCTGGGCTTCTACATCCGAGACGGCTCGAGTGTGCGTGTCACGCCGCACGGCCTGGAGAAAGCACCAGGCATCTTTATCTCACGCCTGGTGCCCGGCGGCCTTGCCGAGAGCACGGGGCTGCTTGCTGTCAATGACGAGGTGCTTGAGGTCAACGGTATCGAGGTGGCCGGGAAGTCTCTGGACCAGGTCACAGACATGATGATCGCAAACAGCCACAACCTCATCATTACGGTGAAGCCAGCTAACCAGCGCAACAACGTGGTGCGCCACAACAACGGTGGAGCTGCATCAGGCAGCTCGGGTCGATCCTCCGATAGCGGAGCCAGCTACTACAGCTACACGACCCCAGGTGCCGTGGCGACAACCCCTGCGCACATCATCCAGAACTTCCATCCTGAGGAAGTAGACAGcgatgaggatgaagaagacTTGGTGATCGAGGCAGGTGGTGATAGCAGGCTCGCGCCCGCGTCAGGGACAGAAACTAGCTCCAGCATGTCCACCCTGCCCAGATACAAGCCTCATTTTGACCTCCGAAATTCCAATGGGACCTTTGAGCCTTCTGTTATGAGCAGTACCAGCTCAGGGTCACCGAGGGGCCCCGATAGAGGTGTGCAGACGCGGAGCCTGGAAGAGGACGGCACAGTGATCACACTCTAGAGACAATAGATACACAGAGACATcaacaacagacacacacagctgacatttacacactcgatatgctgtatatatgcagtatataaaaATGATCCTAACCCCATTATCCTCACATAGGCAATTATTCACAAACACAATATATAATTTACAGACATACACCCCAACATAGTCAGCAACAACATTGCCACACCAACAGACATACACACCAACATTGTCTCTCGTGCCATAGGACTAACTCAGTGACTGTCTCTACTCTGTAAGATGACTGAATCTACTCCTTTAAAAAGAGCATCTCTTTTTTTGGAAAGGTGCTTCAGAAACTCCACAACACAGCACTTCTCTTTAAGcacagatcttttttttcctgctggaGGGCCTTCTACACGCTTCCCTCCATAACTAGGAGCACAATAATAAGTAATGGATTAGACTTGATGAGTGTGAACTTAGGGATAATTGCACATGTTTGCAGGTTTTTCCTGCCTGTGGAACTACAAAGACAGAACTCTCTGAGACACAATATCAGTGATGACAATCTGTTTTAATGCTCTCTCTGGAGTCATGTGACTCTGGGATCTGAACCACAAACAAATTTCAATGACTTTTGCGCTTCACAAATAGCACAGTAAATGCTCTACGGTTACACTGTTAATTGAGGAGGAAGCTGTATGACACTAGTTCAACTGTCATGTTTGCTTCCTGGTGTGCTTTGTCAAGTTTTTATTGAACAATGACTAAATTTAGGATGCTTCTAAATTTTTCTGTGTACAAGCAAATTAGCTTTTACCTACATTGATTGGGAGATTTACTAGGCCTGTAGTGGGCCACTGCTAATGCTTTTAATCATTGCCAAGGAcccaaaaaaatcatatttttgtagcagatattttaatttttttttaccctttatGTTTATGACAAGGGCTGTCTCCCTGCTCTGTGGCATGTGATTTATGTGATGTGTTTTTCCTTAAAGATGTAAACAACACCAGAACCTGATACATTGTTGATAACGAACATCGCAGATAACGAACACATCCACTCATTTTTACTGTACACTCTGAAGTGAAGTGTTTCATGTATGAGGAGTGTGTTAATGCCCTCTTGGATTAATACACAGTTCGGGctattagatataccatggttTTAAACCATCCCCACCCAACCAATAGTGGTACATAGATACAGGCTGCAGAAGGAGCACTTTTGTAACAACCTTTTTCCAGGTGACGTGCTGTGACTTGTCAGGGGATGAACTTTGAACTGAGGTCTGACCCACAGTAGATCACCATTGAGCCTTTCTGTAGTTACAACTGAAGCAATGTAGATATGAACACGGGTAGTGGTTTGTAGGCCTATGTGATGTAGGCATTGGCTGCATTATTCTTATCTAATAAAGATATGCTCCACAAAGGCACCTTCTatcatgaaaaacacacacctgtacttGTTTTCCATCCCTGACTCACCTTCTCAAATGTTGCACTGCTTGGTGCTAAGGCAAGAGTCTCCCAACATCTAGGTGGACAATAATGACTGAGTATGTTTCCTCTAATGCTTCTGACACTCTATGGCTTATGTATAAATGTCTATAAATGAGCCTACACCATAAAAAAACGATTAACCTACTACCCGGATACACTGCTTCAAGTTAACATTATTATTGCTGATACATTTGCATTAAATCTGTATGGATGGCCCTTTTGTATACTCAAAggcaatataataaaaacactaGATTTTATATTAATGGATGTACTGAATATACATCTTGAATGTGATGATATTTTGATAGACTGCTGTGCCTCATGTACTCTTAACCAGTGTTCTTGGATCTTTATCCATAGTGTAGTACATGTAGCTTTATCCTTCTCTCTTGTACTCTGATGAGAATCAAAAACACTGGATGACTGTGACCAGAACGCATTCCTATCCACTTTCTTCCCCTCATACATAGACACTTTAATACACTCGCCATTACAAAGGCTTGTTATGGTACATATACTGTAGTATGACAGGGTTGTCCTCTTATCCTAGAATTCCAAGCTGTTCTTCATTAAAACAGGCTCAAATGGCTTGTAGGGAgcattgttaatttattttttttgctaaccactacactacactacgctTGGGATTGTAACCACAgtgactgtatttattttctaatcaaCTCtgattttttctctctctcttctagtGTTTAGCGTACATgtatctcttttctttcttcacagAGTATCATCTCCATAAACAGAGTTTGGggccactttttatttttattttttttaataggctTATATTTGTTATAGTGCATATATTGAAGATAACATGCTGTTTTCCATACTgtgaatttatttcatttctggaGGAGACCTGAATGAATCGGAGACCACCTACTAATgggctttttttgtgtgtgtcaactccttttgtttctttttgatAATGAGCAATGATTATTTTGCTTGCTAGATAAATCCTAAGGTATAGATTTGTACTGAAATGACCAGTATTTTCATAAtgctatatactgtaaatttgtatcacattaattaaactgtttaaaaggatatatactatattaagACATAGGTGCACATGTATACATTAGTCTACAGGCTGGATGAAATAAACTAATGTGTAGAAATGGCTGTTTTGTCATGACTGTTTCTTTTATGTACCAGGGTTGCCATAACTCATTGAAGTCAATTAGGTCTGTACTGAATATCACCTGCTAAATTTAGCTTAAATAAATAGGATGAGTAGAGGGTGGTATGATTATATGGTTATATGTATGTTTTAGGGTCTCTACACATAAAGGTGAAGGGCTAGCTACCCTGGAAAGAAAATGGATGTGTGAGAGCAGGAAATGTGAACAAAAGTAATGACTACTAATGTAATACTGCCCCCTAGTGTTAAGATCATATAATAGCTATGCAGTAATCACTAGCAGTCTTTGAGAACAACTCAGGGTCTTTAAAAGGCACTTCCTGGCTGCTTTTAAATATCATCAAAAACTTTACAAGGTGATggaaacaggaagaagaagcaACCATCCAATATTATGGTACTATGATACCATAGTTACTCTATGTGGTGGAAATAATGTCATCGGCTAAGATTTACTTGATATGCTACTACAGGCGActgatcaataaaaaaaaataaaataaagtatctTATTAAGGTTTTGGGCCACTACGAGCTACATGGACAGCCTCAGTGGTGGAgaaccattcttccaaaagtgCTTGATGATGATGCTTGGTGGTGGACAGCACTGTTGAATAAGTCGCTCCAAAATTTGTTCATTTGGGTTTAATATCTGGTGACTGCAAAGGTCATAGCATATAATCTGCAACATCTTTATACTCCTCAAagcattcagtgagccctcatgcctTGTGGATAGGACACGGTCATTCTGGACCACTCCCATCATGATAGAAAAGTTTCATCATACAGTAAAAGAGGAAGAATAACTTTGAATTGATTTGCAGTGGTGCTTGCTTCTAAGGCAGTGGCGCTTGCCTCTAAGGCAGAGGTATTCAAACTGTGGGGATGTGGGTGAGGGGTCGGAtagaaaaataccaaaaaatctatccattcatctataccacttatcctacacagggttgcggggggagcctatcccaggggacaccctggacaagGTGCCAACTCATCACAAAGCACAattcgacacacacacacatttacacactacagacaatttggaaacaccaatcagcctacaacacatgcctttggactggggaggaaaccggagtatcCGCAGAAAActcccaaagcacagggagaacatgcaaacgccacacacagggcagaggtggaaTTCAAACCCCTAACCCCacaggtgcaaggcaacagtgctaaccactaaactaCCACAGCCCCagaataccaaaaaaaaaaaaaaaaaattttaaattaaaagacgGTGTAAGACCTATCAATCGTTCTgcattttgcgtaggagctcCACTTTTTAACATCAAAGAGCTgtctttttttataataaaaatggcagatgagtCAGTCGACAtttgcacaggtgttttgaacCCTTTGATATTAAGCCCTGCCCCCCACCCACCATTTCACACTAGTAATGTTTTGGCTTGCGTGCTGGAGGTGTTTGAAAGATGAACTGATGCGGCACTCTCGCCTTCTGTCGAggtacactcactgagcactttattaggaacagctgtacaactactcatttatgcaattatctaatcagccaatcgtgtgacagcagtgcagtacataaaatcatgcagatacaggacatCAGCTTcgattaatgttcacatcaaccatctgaATGGggaagaaaatgtgatctcagtaattttgactgtggcatgattgttgctgccagacgggctggtttgagtatttctataactgctgatttcctggaattttcacacacaacagtttctagagtttactccgaatggtgcaataaagaaaaaacatccagtgagctgcaacagaaatgccttgttgatgagagaggtcaacagagaatggccagactggctcgagctgacagaaaggctacagtatctcagataaccactctgtacaattgtggtgagcagaaaagcatctcagaatgcacaagacGTCGAatcttgaggcggatgggctacaacacaGATCACGTTGTTggattccacttctgtca is a window from the Pangasianodon hypophthalmus isolate fPanHyp1 chromosome 16, fPanHyp1.pri, whole genome shotgun sequence genome containing:
- the pard6b gene encoding partitioning defective 6 homolog beta, producing MNKNHRVPSNRSLSAVEVKSKFGAEFRRFSLDRSKPGRFDEFYGLLQHVHRIPNVELLVGYADIHGDLLPINNDDNYHKAITTATPLLRLFLQRKEEADYSTFGTNSLTRKKPPLAAVLLRPDAGRKKPAVVISLPRDFRPVSSIIDVDVLPETHRRVRLYKHGQEKPLGFYIRDGSSVRVTPHGLEKAPGIFISRLVPGGLAESTGLLAVNDEVLEVNGIEVAGKSLDQVTDMMIANSHNLIITVKPANQRNNVVRHNNGGAASGSSGRSSDSGASYYSYTTPGAVATTPAHIIQNFHPEEVDSDEDEEDLVIEAGGDSRLAPASGTETSSSMSTLPRYKPHFDLRNSNGTFEPSVMSSTSSGSPRGPDRGVQTRSLEEDGTVITL